A single Mangifera indica cultivar Alphonso chromosome 20, CATAS_Mindica_2.1, whole genome shotgun sequence DNA region contains:
- the LOC123203916 gene encoding uncharacterized protein LOC123203916 isoform X2 has translation MDYNENDKQSQNLKLAGEGSTKFPPVLRPYALPKFDFDDSLHGHLRFDSLVETEVFLGIESNEDNQWIEEFSRGSSGIEFRTSAAESCSILRHNNVWSEATSSESVEMLLKSVGQEENIPGKTIIRESDACDELGCLIKQMERDSKNDDTSLSKAGDAIDVRPILSLNEVLGNFSSSKEDVAGGQPLAAVTSQKNESETSIVGCLSKSISDAVSDKSIFPPANENNVVDEMKVDTLVESSSGNTEEDSAASRIQFDSIITSAQNTNISTGELNWQDAQCLKNNINEKVDVLLTEKKEKGLDFVQEAEMIDQNLGVNVTENDTKHLGNPGEGMRGNVAFSADIAGESSKGMLKGDIVEGSNEDVQSGYNEFEICDSSKGNVHEASSVAFNHDNSFERPGVEVSSTDDSKASLLLVNEDKILEGNGDGSCSSYVENISTVNVECCATELLSESPVALTSEGVNDDSGIHKDDSNAKVNVSSYILGGSSEINEENVVSKQSGVRKCCEDISVDLKEITKFPSNSSNVDRDVGGCLIIDKAVAPSSLGQSSKEDELIVSQIHTDTTVGDESALENVDLVSGNTWNSVQSDASYVVAKEAAIIHQEVQMMDDCNEESQSNPQVVLNEVRNEGTMEVESCPAVPSSSKEVDGAEVQVISEKCEEVIKKENHGKTSSKVSEPLEQKHCAAVQDGQEDSKDMLASEDKSCEQIDVPHNDGGALKIHEGSISSTPLSESDAKFCALESGISCANPDKPTCGSPTVIRAAEVSLSESEKNVVKGSTGQSIPVSKGINGDANNLQSVSPDLKGSDASKSDKSFTFEVSSMEDLSQREVGRSWQPFSTIHVTTVQPILEGSPPNSGVGHLNSSTAQSICRGGLRMSDKENVHSGSKGTSYRKTRRTSNKGIGKDIAEKGNAVKDTVPLRQSDKGDKTNNVSLSPSGICQLVQSGELQHYGHVDGGIIKPFGVLATSASTLPDLNTSSSAVFKQPFTDLQQVQLRAQIFVYGALIQGTVPDDVYMISAFGGPGARATDQTIKHVANQGKVSSSPLGRSPPFINPMIPHSSPLWSIPTPSADSLRSAGIPRSVVMDYQQALSPLHPHQNPPIKNFVGQNTSWISQGPFHGTWVAPPQASAFDANTRFPVLPITETVNHTPVKEPSVPPHSSGMKHVSSGPIIHSVSAANVFPRPASMFDPRKGTQSPGQCSTEPNSRKRKKVLVSEDSGQVIMHSQSQTESVSVPTVTSLVSTSIAIATPASVMSKASTEKVIMPLSPAITTGHLKKGDRETQQRDTLSEETLSKLKEARTQAEDAAAFAATSVSQSQEIWNQLEKQKNSGLVLDVECKLASAAVAIAAAAAVAKAAAAAANVASGTAMVAKLMADEALDSNVYSNPSLSNSSSLSDSVKDLGKATPASILKGEKTISGSSAVIFAAREAARRQVEAASAASRRAENIDAIVKAAELAAEAVSQAGKIVAMGDPLPLSDLIEACLDGYWKVPQASTQLIVKSNNVNGERMNIDDIREGLDTSAKNPKEVPLGNREMHTTNQGKSTVKEISGESFEEGARLVDGFSGSVAASGKSMKGHKGGKASSLAKKNTVVPDSETIPRSSSMSIQIVHEKDVEPSKENSIKEGSDVEVFKEGVEFKGGWFTAHVLSLKDGKAYVCFSELTSDEGSEKLKEWVVLNGEGAEAPKIRIARPITAMPFEGTRKRRRAAMGEYTWSVGDRVDAWTGDSWREGVVTEKNKKDETLFTVRFQVQGETETLRAWNLRPSLIWKDGEWVEWSTSPENNQASHEGDIPLEKRPRLGDHAGDSKGKDKMSKDIGIMESRKPDEPDLSASEKIFCMGKNTRDENKPVTLGMIRCGLQKEGSGVVFGVPKPGKKRKFMEVSKHYVVDQASKSSGANDTVKFTKYSMPQGQASGSRGWRNASRSEPKEKRAAVSKPKVPKSGKPPSVSGRTLMQKDNFVSSSVSAPDDGGAVAKIKDSARHVDTTLEKNDLMEFKSMTNSEGALEGPILFTSNSMPLTSNTVSKKASASNSKTEKVTKGKLVPAAGKLTKIEEDKVFSDNSAKSASELVEPRRSNRRIQPTSRLLEGLQSSLIISKIPSVSHDKSQKSQNRNMPKRE, from the exons ATGGattataatgaaaatgataaGCAAAGCCAGAATCTTAAGTTAGCTGGTGAAGGGAGCACCAAATTTCCTCCAGTTTTACGGCCATATGCACTTCccaagtttgattttgatgacAGCCTTCACGGGCATTTAAGATTTGACAGTTTGGTTGAGACTGAGGTTTTTCTTGGCATTGAAAGTAACGAAGATAACCAGTGGATTGAAGAATTCTCTAGGGGAAGTAGTGGCATAGAGTTTAGAACAAGTGCTGCAGAATCTTGCTCTATTTTGAGGCACAACAATGTTTGGTCTGAGGCCACTTCCTCAGAATCTGTTGAAATGCTATTAAAATCAGTTGGACAGGAAGAAAATATTCCTGGAAAAACTATTATTAGGGAATCAGATGCCTGTGATGAACTGGGTTGCTTGATAAAGCAAATGGAGCGGGATTCAAAAAATGATGATACTAGTCTTTCCAAAGCAGGTGATGCTATAGATGTAAGGCCTATACTATCCCTGAATGAGGTTTTGGGAAACTTTTCTAGTTCAAAGGAGGATGTGGCTGGTGGACAGCCACTAGCTGCTGTTACTTCCCAGAAAAATGAATCTGAAACATCTATTGTTGGATGTTTAAGTAAATCAATTTCAGATGCTGTCAGTGACAAGAGCATTTTTCCTCCTGCTAATGAGAATAATGTAGTTGATGAAATGAAAGTGGATACATTGGTTGAATCTTCAAGTGGCAATACAGAAGAAGATTCTGCTGCTTCAAGGATACAATTTGATAGCATCATTACTTCTGCCCAGAATACTAACATAAGCACTGGGGAGTTGAACTGGCAAGATGCCCAATgtctgaaaaataatattaatgaaaaggTAGATGTTTTACTGacagagaaaaaggaaaaagggttGGATTTTGTCCAAGAGGCTGAAATGATTGATCAGAATTTGGGTGTAAATGTAACTGAAAATGACACCAAACATCTGGGGAACCCTGGAGAAGGTATGAGAGGAAATGTGGCTTTTAGCGCTGACATTGCAGGAGAATCTTCTAAGGGGATGCTGAAGGGAGACATTGTAGAAGGATCCAATGAGGATGTTCAGAGTGGATATAATGAATTTGAGATCTGTGATTCATCTAAAGGAAATGTACATGAGGCATCATCAGTTGCCTTCAATCATGATAATAGTTTTGAGAGGCCTGGAGTTGAGGTCAGCAGTACTGATGATTCTAAAGCATCATTGTTGTTGGTGAATGAGGATAAAATTTTGGAGGGCAATGGTGATGGAAGCTGCAGTAGTTATGTAGAAAACATTTCTACTGTAAATGTGGAATGTTGTGCCACTGAACTGCTGAGTGAATCACCAGTAGCTCTAACTTCTGAAGGTGTTAATGATGATTCTGGAATTCACAAAGACGATTCAAATGCCAAAGTCAATGTTTCATCTTATATTCTGGGAGGCTCCTCTGAAATAAACGAAGAAAATGTTGTTTCCAAACAGAGTGGTGTTCGTAAATGTTGTGAAGATATTTCTGTTGATTTAAAGGAGATCACAAAGTTCCCTTCCAATTCTAGTAATGTAGATCGAGATGTTGGTGGATGCCTTATCATTGATAAAGCGGTTGCGCCTTCATCTTTGGGTCAAAGCAGCAAAGAAGATGAGTTGATAGTTTCTCAAATACACACTGACACTACTGTTGGTGATGAATCTG CTCTGGAAAATGTTGACTTGGTATCTGGTAATACCTGGAACAGTGTTCAATCAGATGCTAGTTATGTAGTTGCCAAAGAAGCTGCTATCATCCATCAAGAGGTTCAAATGATGGATGATTGTAATGAAGAAAGCCAAAGCAATCCCCAAGTAGTGCTTAATGAAGTCAGAAATGAGGGAACTATGGAGGTGGAAAGTTGTCCTGCTGTCCCTAGTTCATCAAAAGAGGTTGATGGTGCTGAAGTACAAGTTATCTCTGAAAAGTGTGAGGAAgtaatcaagaaagaaaatcatGGAAAGACATCCTCAAAAGTTTCTG AACCTTTGGAACAAAAACACTGTGCTGCAGTCCAAGATGGTCAGGAAGACAGTAAAGACATGTTAGCATCTGAAGACAAGAGTTGTGAGCAGATTGATGTGCCACATAATGATG GTGGTGCTTTGAAAATTCATGAAGGTTCCATTAGTTCTACCCCTTTGTCTGAATCTGATGCTAAGTTCTGTGCCTTGGAAAGTGGAATCAGTTGTGCCAATCCTGATAAACCTACCTGTGGATCTCCTACTGTTATTAGAGCTGCAGAAGTTTCTCTGAGTGAAAGTGAAAAGAATGTGGTGAAAGGATCTACAGGTCAGAGCATTCCAGTTTCTAAGGGCATTAATGGAGATGCCAACAATTTGCAGTCTGTTTCTCCAGATTTAAAAGGAAGTGATGCCTCCAAAAGTGATAAGAGTTTCACATTTGAGGTCAGTTCAATGGAAGATTTGTCTCAAAGAGAAGTCGGAAGAAGTTGGCAACCCTTTTCCACTATACATGTTACTACAGTGCAGCCG ATTTTGGAGGGATCTCCTCCAAATTCTGGTGTTGGCCATTTGAATTCCTCTACTGCTCAAAGCATATGTCGTGGAGGTCTTCGGATGTCAGATAAAGAGAATGTACATAGTGGTTCCAAAGGCACATCTTACCGTAAGACAAGGCGAACATCTAATAAGGGAATAGGAAAAGACATTGCTGAAAAGGGAAATGCAGTGAAGGACACTGTTCCATTGAGACAGTCAGATAAAGGGGACAAGACAAACAATGTGTCCCTGAGTCCCTCTGGGATTTGCCAGCTTGTGCAATCGGGTGAGTTGCAGCACTATGGACATGTGGACGGCGGTATAATAAAGCCGTTTGGTGTTCTTGCTACCTCAGCATCTACTCTGCCAGATTTGAATACTTCTTCATCTGCAGTGTTTAAGCAGCCTTTCACAGACTTGCAGCAAGTGCAACTGCGTGCACAGATATTTGTTTATGGAGCTCTCAT TCAAGGTACAGTACCAGATGATGTGTACATGATATCAGCATTTGGTGGACCTG GTGCTAGAGCCACTGaccaaacaattaaacatgttgCGAACCAAGGCAAAGTTTCCTCCTCACCTCTTGGTCGATCTCCTCCGTTTATAAACCCTATGATACCTCATTCATCACCACTTTGGAGTATCCCTACCCCATCAGCAGATAGCTTGCGATCTGCTGGCATCCCCAGAAGTGTTGTTATGGATTATCAGCAGGCACTTTCTCCCCTGCATCCTCATCAAAACCCACCCATCAAGAATTTTGTTGGACAGAACACTTCTTGGATTTCTCAGGGCCCTTTTCATGGTACTTGGGTTGCTCCCCCACAGGCTTCAGCATTTGATGCTAATACTCGCTTTCCTGTATTGCCCATAACAGAAACAGTTAATCACACTCCTGTAAAAGAACCATCTGTGCCCCCCCATTCGTCTGGCATGAAGCATGTATCCTCTGGACCTATTATTCATAGCGTGAGTGCTGCTAATGTCTTTCCCAGGCCAGCTTCCATGTTTGACCCAAGAAAGGGTACGCAATCACCTGGTCAATGTTCTACTGAACCGAATTCTAGGAAAAGAAAGAAGGTCCTAGTTTCTGAGGATTCTGGACAAGTTATTATGCATTCTCAATCTCAAACAGAATCAGTTTCAGTCCCCACTGTTACTAGTCTTGTCTCTACTTCCATTGCCATCGCAACTCCTGCAAGTGTTATGTCTAAAGCCTCAACGGAGAAAGTCATCATGCCGTTATCTCCTGCAATTACTACTGGTCACCTTAAAAAAGGGGACCGAGAGACACAACAGAGAGATACTTTGTCTGAGGAGACCCTTTCTAAACTTAAGGAGGCTAGAACACAAGCAGAGGATGCAGCTGCCTTTGCTGCTACTTCTGTTAGTCAAAGCCAAGAAATATGGAATCAATTGGAAAAGCAGAAAAATTCTGGATTGGTACTGGATGTTGAATGCAAACTAGCTTCTGCAGCAGTAGCaattgctgctgctgctgctgtaGCGAAGGCTGCAGCTGCAGCTGCCAATGTTGCATCGGGTACTGCAATGGTAGCTAAATTGATGGCTGATGAAGCATTGGATTCAAATGTTTACAGCAATCCTAGTCTAAGTAATTCATCTTCTCTTTCTGACAGTGTGAAAGATTTGGGAAAAGCTACTCCTGCATCCATCTTGAAGGGTGAGAAGACCATTAGTGGATCTAGTGCGGTTATTTTTGCTGCTAGGGAAGCTGCTAGAAGGCAGGTGGAGGCTGCTTCAGCTGCTTCTAGAAGAGCTGAAAATATCGATGCAATTGTAAAAGCTGCTGAGCTTGCTGCAGAAGCTGTGTCACAAGCTGGAAAAATTGTTGCTATGGGTGATCCTTTGCCTTTGAGTGATCTCATTGAAGCATGTCTGGATGGTTATTGGAAAGTGCCCCAAGCATCAACTCAACTGATTgtgaaatcaaataatgtaaatgGTGAAAGAATGAACATTGATGACATCAGAGAAGGCCTGGATACCTCTGCCAAGAATCCAAAAGAGGTGCCTTTGGGCAATAGAGAAATGCATACCACTAACCAAGGGAAATCAACAGTGAAAGAGATATCTGGGGAGTCATTTGAGGAGGGTGCTCGATTAGTAGATGGCTTTTCAGGTTCTGTTGCAGCTAGTGGAAAAAGTATGAAAGGACACAAGGGTGGAAAAGCATCCAGTTTGGCTAAAAAAAACACAGTCGTTCCTGATTCTGAGACGATACCAAGATCCTCTTCCATGAGTATTCAGATTGTGCATGAAAAGGACGTTGAACCATCAAAAGAGAACAGCATCAAGGAGGGTTCAGATGTAGAG GTTTTCAAGGAGGGTGTGGAATTTAAAGGAGGCTGGTTCACAGCCCATGTATTGAGTTTGAAGGATGGGAAGGCATATGTTTGTTTCTCTGAACTTACTTCAGATGAAG GCTCAGAGAAACTAAAGGAATGGGTGGTCCTTAATGGTGAAGGAGCTGAAGCACCCAAGATACGCATTGCTCGTCCTATTACTGCTATGCCATTTGAAGGTACGAGGAAGAGACGCAGAGCAGCTATGGGGGAGTATACTTGGTCGGTTGGAGATAGAGTTGATGCTTGGACGGGAGATAG CTGGCGGGAAGGAGTTGTCACTGAAAAGAACAAGAAAGATGAAACATTGTTCACTGTTCGTTTCCAAG TGCAAGGAGAAACAGAAACTCTTAGAGCATGGAATCTCAGACCTTCTCTTATTTGGAAGGATGGGGAATGGGTCGAGTGGTCCACTTCACCAGAAAACAACCAGGCTTCCCATGag GGTGATATTCCACTGGAAAAGCGACCAAGGTTGGGCGATCATGCAGGCGACTCTAAAGGGAAGGATAAAATGTCGAAAGATATTGGCATTATGGAATCTAGGAAGCCTGATGAGCCAGATTTGTCAgcaagtgaaaaaatattttgtatggGAAAAAATACTAGAGATGAGAATAAACCTGTTACACTTGGAATGATACGGTGTGGTCTGCAGAAGGAGGGATCTGGAGTGGTTTTTGGTGTTCCAAAGCCTGGTAAGAAGAGGAAGTTCATGGAAGTAAGCAAACATTATGTGGTAGATCAGGCCAGCAAGAGCAGTGGGGCAAATGACACagttaaatttacaaaatattcGATGCCTCAAGGTCAAGCATCAGGATCTCGTGGATGGAGAAATGCTTCTAGGAGTGAACCAAAGGAAAAACGTGCAGCTGTATCCAAGCCAAAGGTTCCGAAGTCTGGAAAGCCACCAAGTGTTTCAGGCAGAACACTTATGCAGAAGGACAATTTTGTGAGTTCTTCAGTGTCTGCTCCTGATGATGGTGGGGCTGTTGCAAAGATCAAAGATTCTGCAAGGCATGTTGACACCACTTTGGAAAAGAATGACCTGATGGAGTTTAAATCCATGACTAATTCTGAGGGAGCACTGGAGGGTCCAATCTTGTTTACTTCAAATTCAATGCCTCTCACATCAAATACTGTATCTAAGAAAGCTTCTGCATCAAATTCTAAAACTGAAAAGGTGACTAAAGGGAAACTTGTACCTGCTGCTGGAAAGTTGACTAAAATTGAAGAGGACAAAGTCTTCAGTGATAATTCTGCAAAATCTGCATCTGAACTTGTTGAACCTCGTAGATCTAACCGCAGAATTCAGCCAACATCACGG CTATTGGAAGGTTTGCAGAGTTCATTGATCATCTCAAAAATTCCTAGTGTTTCACATGACAAAAGTCAGAAAAGTCAGAATAGGAATATGCCTAAAAG GGAATAA